A genomic region of Lujinxingia sediminis contains the following coding sequences:
- a CDS encoding phytoene/squalene synthase family protein, translated as MSAAPRSQLSTSTDLVRAHEQILAVGSRSFRLASYFLPVDCRGDAAHLYALCRLIDDTADEAVTPQAARHGLDELRRELRRARPARPLVAAFLQMAERRALDLNYVFELIEGVESDLGEVCFESDADLLRYAYRVAGTVGVMMCAVLDVRDPRAIAHAIDLGVGMQLTNICRDVLEDARMGRIYIPTRRLEARGIRAEHLLEERVNTDALSEVVTDLLDLAEHYYLSGEAGMIYIPTRSRAAIMVASRVYHAIGEKLRARGANPMLGRTVVAPLARLWFAARGCVAWLGTLGSPGERLPSHNTDLHRELRGLPGIQS; from the coding sequence ATGAGCGCCGCACCCCGCTCTCAGCTCTCCACCTCCACCGACCTGGTGCGCGCCCATGAGCAGATCCTGGCGGTGGGGTCGCGCTCCTTTCGGCTGGCCTCCTATTTTCTTCCGGTGGACTGCCGCGGCGATGCAGCCCACCTCTACGCGCTCTGCCGCCTGATCGACGACACGGCCGATGAGGCCGTGACCCCTCAAGCGGCCCGGCACGGGCTCGATGAGCTGCGTCGAGAGCTGCGCCGGGCGCGGCCGGCGCGCCCCCTGGTCGCGGCTTTTTTGCAGATGGCCGAGCGCCGCGCGCTCGACCTGAACTACGTCTTCGAGCTGATCGAAGGCGTCGAGAGCGATCTTGGCGAAGTCTGCTTTGAGAGCGACGCCGACCTGCTGCGTTACGCGTACCGGGTGGCCGGCACCGTGGGCGTGATGATGTGCGCGGTGCTCGATGTGCGCGATCCGCGCGCCATCGCCCACGCCATCGACCTGGGCGTGGGCATGCAGCTGACCAACATCTGCCGCGATGTGCTCGAAGACGCGCGCATGGGCCGCATCTACATACCCACTCGCCGCCTGGAGGCTCGCGGCATCCGCGCGGAGCACCTGCTGGAGGAACGCGTCAACACCGACGCGCTCTCGGAGGTGGTCACCGACCTGCTCGACCTGGCCGAGCATTATTACCTCAGTGGCGAGGCGGGCATGATCTACATTCCGACCCGCTCCAGAGCGGCGATCATGGTCGCCAGCCGCGTCTACCACGCCATCGGCGAAAAGCTGCGCGCCCGCGGCGCAAACCCCATGCTCGGGCGCACGGTGGTCGCTCCCCTCGCGCGTCTCTGGTTTGCCGCTCGGGGATGCGTCGCCTGGCTGGGCACCCTCGGCAGCCCTGGCGAGAGGTTGCCTTCACACAACACCGATCTTCACCGCGAGCTGCGCGGACTTCCGGGTATTCAGTCATGA
- a CDS encoding phytoene desaturase family protein gives MSASNERVIIVGAGMGGLASALRLSAQPGLEVLVLDALSGPGGKVGTAHHQGVGFDTGPSVLTMPDVLHELFASADLRLEDHLRLVHPEHLFRYIYRDLSLDVHVDPADTSASIAAALGRDAADDFESFLAYCRRIWEAAAPNFVMGPAPSLGGVLKLGFSALAKMRAVDPMRTMKGAIDAQIRSPHLRDLFYRYATYNGSDPRQAPATLNCIAWVELGMGCYGVEGGMRQLARALHRAAEHKGARFAFESPVERIETTSEGFELLVRGERLKADRVIINADVAHLVADLLPPHTPHGLQPDPTPSMSGYTALFKARRRSDSQRAAHQVLFPQSAYLEEFVDIFDHNRPPREPTIYLCAQEKAHRAQGWEDHEPVFAMTNAPATAPDGSTGVDWKTHTSFVTERLIGAGLIDADDTPVWTRTPEDLANTFVGSRGSIYGAASNSKFAAFKRPPNRAPGLNGLYLASGSAHPGGGVPLCLQSGRQAAEALLVDRGC, from the coding sequence ATGAGCGCCTCAAACGAACGGGTCATCATCGTAGGTGCCGGCATGGGCGGGCTCGCCAGCGCCCTGCGCCTGAGCGCGCAACCCGGCCTGGAGGTGCTCGTGCTCGACGCGCTCAGCGGCCCCGGCGGCAAAGTCGGCACCGCTCACCATCAGGGCGTGGGCTTTGATACCGGCCCCAGCGTGCTCACGATGCCCGACGTACTTCACGAGCTCTTTGCCTCGGCCGATCTTCGCCTCGAAGATCACCTCAGGCTCGTGCACCCCGAACACCTCTTTCGCTACATCTACCGCGATCTTTCGCTCGATGTGCACGTCGACCCGGCCGACACCTCAGCCTCAATCGCCGCAGCTCTGGGGCGAGACGCCGCCGATGATTTTGAAAGCTTTCTGGCCTACTGCCGCCGCATCTGGGAGGCGGCCGCCCCCAACTTCGTGATGGGCCCGGCTCCCTCGCTGGGCGGCGTCTTGAAGCTCGGGTTTTCGGCGCTCGCGAAGATGCGCGCCGTCGACCCGATGCGCACCATGAAGGGCGCCATCGACGCACAGATCCGCTCGCCGCACCTGCGCGATCTTTTCTACCGCTACGCCACTTATAACGGCTCCGATCCGCGCCAGGCCCCGGCCACGCTGAACTGCATCGCCTGGGTGGAGCTCGGCATGGGTTGCTACGGCGTCGAGGGCGGCATGCGTCAGCTCGCCCGGGCCCTGCACCGGGCCGCCGAGCACAAAGGCGCGCGCTTTGCCTTTGAGAGCCCCGTTGAGCGCATTGAGACCACCTCCGAGGGCTTTGAGCTTCTGGTGCGTGGAGAACGCCTCAAGGCCGATCGGGTCATCATCAACGCCGACGTCGCCCACCTCGTCGCCGATCTTCTTCCTCCCCATACTCCCCACGGTCTCCAGCCCGACCCCACCCCTTCGATGTCCGGCTACACCGCGCTTTTCAAAGCTCGACGACGCTCCGATAGCCAGCGCGCCGCCCACCAGGTGCTCTTCCCACAGAGCGCGTATCTGGAAGAATTCGTCGACATCTTCGACCACAATCGCCCCCCGCGTGAGCCCACCATCTACCTCTGCGCCCAGGAAAAGGCGCACCGGGCCCAGGGCTGGGAGGATCATGAGCCCGTCTTCGCCATGACCAACGCCCCGGCCACCGCCCCCGACGGCAGCACCGGCGTGGACTGGAAGACGCACACCTCCTTTGTCACCGAGCGCCTCATCGGCGCGGGGCTCATCGACGCCGACGACACCCCGGTCTGGACGCGCACCCCCGAAGACCTCGCCAACACCTTTGTGGGAAGCCGCGGCAGCATCTACGGAGCGGCCTCCAACTCCAAATTTGCCGCGTTCAAGCGTCCGCCCAACCGCGCCCCCGGGCTCAACGGCCTCTACCTTGCCAGCGGAAGCGCCCACCCCGGCGGCGGCGTGCCCCTTTGTCTGCAATCCGGACGACAGGCCGCCGAAGCGCTGCTGGTCGACCGGGGCTGCTGA
- a CDS encoding DUF4349 domain-containing protein, with product MKTFVRQSLLVLAAALLAAAHIGCASTARAVPDYSGYESAESVAYDSAAPSIASENTSRSAPRAPQARPQARGAASPAPPPLAAGAAQTSGGASTSPSAEEQARPTRLLVYTASLHMAIFEVNPTQEAALNIVEDLGGYASRRTTNQLTLRVPAEYFRQALDALSKLGDVTHTQWQAHDVSESFRDLNIRLQNALEVHARMSAILERAQSVEDTLKVEAQLARLTQEIEQLRSQIENLSQQIAFSTIDVHFQQRHHTQLPADDYLLPFPWLNELGLESLLRAPEATR from the coding sequence ATGAAAACCTTTGTTCGCCAGAGCCTTCTCGTACTGGCCGCCGCGCTGCTGGCGGCCGCGCACATCGGCTGCGCAAGCACCGCCCGGGCCGTGCCGGACTACAGTGGCTACGAGAGCGCGGAGAGCGTCGCCTACGACTCCGCCGCCCCCTCGATCGCCTCCGAGAACACGTCACGCAGCGCCCCCCGGGCTCCACAGGCTCGGCCTCAGGCCCGGGGCGCGGCCTCGCCAGCGCCGCCTCCCCTTGCTGCTGGCGCCGCACAGACCTCCGGCGGCGCCTCCACCTCACCCTCGGCCGAAGAACAGGCCCGACCCACACGCCTGCTCGTCTATACGGCGTCTCTGCATATGGCGATCTTCGAGGTGAACCCCACCCAGGAGGCCGCCCTCAACATTGTCGAAGACCTCGGCGGCTACGCCTCTCGCCGCACCACCAACCAGCTCACGCTGCGCGTGCCCGCTGAGTACTTCCGTCAGGCCCTCGACGCCCTCTCGAAGCTCGGTGATGTCACCCACACCCAGTGGCAGGCCCACGACGTCTCCGAGAGCTTTCGCGACCTGAACATCCGCCTGCAAAACGCCCTGGAAGTCCACGCCCGTATGAGCGCGATCCTCGAGCGCGCCCAGAGCGTCGAAGACACCCTTAAAGTCGAAGCCCAGCTCGCGCGCCTGACGCAAGAAATCGAGCAGCTGCGCTCGCAGATCGAGAACCTCTCCCAGCAGATCGCCTTCTCGACCATCGACGTGCACTTTCAGCAACGTCACCACACCCAACTTCCGGCCGACGACTACCTCTTGCCCTTCCCCTGGCTCAACGAGCTCGGCCTGGAGTCGCTGCTGCGCGCCCCGGAGGCCACGCGATGA
- a CDS encoding AMP-binding protein: MASLLRGFVRAAQLHCTRTALRLEGESFTYEALAALAGAIAARVKANAPGETPILGVYATHSLSAYAGALAAPGCARTLLALDPYDPPRRINAILAHSGVEALVVGAEAADRLDGLLEASGRPLLILTPELDELRGLAARHRRHRFVDARALAQCSAELEAPAMPGRPAFLTYVGGAQRPRPLSLSHQGLVHYIDQVTRSLDLDPDDRVSQIFDLRLSQSLHDIFSTWQAGATLVALGRSERRLLGQRIRSHRLTRLAGWPALAAGLWRTGELGDGGFADLRSSIFFGAPLDADLAHAWQQAAPRSLITSMWGPPQAGPALATRALNGRNITTKKTNKNTTLHTKDTKSNDAERLTLFDAHMAATITHELRANAPGEPGELVVSGPQVPCGTSPDSTRAPLVELDSATSEARAALPSRWLRTGHNARILEGGQIELGERLDDQIYLGGELVDLSEIDLALQQACGHRHVAVVPWPRDTAWPAGLIALVVASADQPLDVQAILAACRRQLPTHLVPDRVLPVRELARLSCGTPDRDAIARHLENERS; encoded by the coding sequence ATGGCATCGTTGCTTCGCGGCTTTGTGCGAGCCGCACAGCTTCATTGCACACGCACAGCTTTACGCCTTGAAGGGGAGAGTTTCACCTACGAAGCGCTGGCCGCTTTGGCCGGGGCGATCGCCGCCCGGGTCAAGGCCAACGCCCCTGGCGAGACGCCCATTCTTGGAGTGTACGCCACCCACAGTTTAAGCGCCTACGCCGGCGCGCTGGCTGCCCCGGGCTGCGCCCGCACGCTGCTGGCGCTTGACCCTTACGATCCGCCCCGGCGCATCAACGCCATCCTGGCGCATAGCGGCGTGGAGGCCCTGGTGGTGGGCGCGGAGGCCGCCGACCGCCTCGACGGCCTGCTGGAAGCCAGCGGCCGCCCGCTGCTCATCCTCACCCCGGAGCTCGACGAGCTGCGCGGGCTGGCCGCACGTCATCGCCGCCACCGCTTCGTCGACGCCCGCGCGCTGGCCCAATGCAGCGCCGAGCTTGAGGCCCCGGCGATGCCCGGCCGCCCCGCCTTTCTCACCTACGTGGGCGGCGCGCAGCGACCGCGTCCTCTAAGCCTCAGCCATCAGGGGCTTGTGCATTATATCGACCAGGTCACGCGCAGCCTCGATCTCGATCCCGACGATCGCGTCTCGCAGATCTTCGATCTGCGCCTGAGTCAATCTCTGCACGACATCTTCTCGACCTGGCAGGCCGGCGCCACGCTGGTGGCGTTGGGGCGAAGCGAGCGCCGCCTGCTCGGCCAGCGCATCCGCTCCCATCGCCTCACGCGTCTGGCCGGATGGCCGGCGCTGGCCGCCGGGCTCTGGCGCACCGGCGAGCTCGGAGACGGGGGTTTTGCCGACCTGCGCTCCTCCATCTTTTTCGGGGCGCCCCTGGACGCCGACCTCGCCCACGCCTGGCAGCAGGCCGCCCCCCGAAGCCTCATCACCTCGATGTGGGGACCGCCTCAGGCCGGACCGGCGCTGGCGACACGCGCCCTCAATGGCCGCAACATAACCACAAAAAAGACCAACAAAAACACCACCTTGCACACGAAGGACACCAAAAGCAACGACGCCGAACGCCTCACCCTCTTCGACGCCCATATGGCTGCCACCATCACCCACGAGCTCCGGGCCAACGCCCCTGGCGAGCCCGGCGAGCTGGTGGTCAGCGGCCCTCAGGTCCCCTGCGGCACGTCGCCGGATTCCACCCGCGCGCCCCTGGTGGAGCTCGACTCGGCCACCTCGGAGGCACGCGCCGCACTACCCTCGCGCTGGCTGCGCACCGGCCACAACGCGCGCATCCTCGAAGGCGGCCAGATCGAGCTTGGCGAGCGCCTCGACGACCAGATCTACCTGGGCGGCGAGCTCGTCGACTTGAGCGAAATCGACCTCGCCCTGCAGCAGGCCTGCGGCCACCGCCACGTCGCGGTGGTGCCCTGGCCCCGCGACACCGCCTGGCCTGCGGGCCTTATCGCGCTGGTCGTCGCCAGCGCCGACCAACCCCTCGACGTGCAGGCCATCCTGGCCGCCTGCCGCCGACAGCTCCCCACCCACCTCGTCCCCGATCGGGTGCTCCCGGTGCGTGAGCTTGCGCGCCTGAGCTGCGGCACGCCCGATCGCGACGCCATCGCCCGTCACCTCGAAAACGAGCGGAGCTGA
- a CDS encoding RCC1 domain-containing protein: protein MKNLTLLARHALTLGLLTALIACSDGPDTRTIPPNDNRPDVEDTGDTGDVGPDVEDPDACEAESDDALCSDNGAECGELTVVDSCGTERTVNCGDEASVCAPEETCGGAGEDNLCGCTPLESDTQLCQLSSYACGPLTAVDSCGTERTVNCGDETQVCGEFDTCGGGGIEGQCGCTPEFTDEEHCAMQQAECGEIAIIDSCGTERTLDCGAEDQVCTLFDTCGGGGEENICGCTPITCEDAQMLCGELDDGCGGTTQCDEFCVESVSAGASHACAIGSGKLKCWGRNTDGQLGNGTTRDERNPVDIDNLPTLVDVAPGGEHTCALSLNGEVFCWGANDRGQLGVGTTVDNPLPGSRAIISGATAIASGEFHSCAVVNGGVRCWGANDYGQIGNANLSLGTNIAVATPADGLSSGIVDVSAGRHHSCALHDNGGVSCWGRNRFGQVGNLIPGGPWLISAYGYLTNDPIDFITIARSPVAVPDIIDGAEITAGEDFNCVRSSTGQVSCWGVIHRPSSSGNTCFVPDGYTDSRDEPTGRDAANCAIWPTSGPAVGRFSERTGSAGPCGENLPSCPASYTCSENNRCERPEYPLAAAYINRFSRAPAPVTAPGEALTIEAGANHLCMVVDQPDTLLTNVRCFGLNSYGQVGDGTNNPWNMPVDLYYDVDDNIVRGEAMTAGDAFSCVLVDDQNIKCWGSNQYGQIGNSALLRDESYRPFDVKLEYAP, encoded by the coding sequence ATGAAAAACCTCACCCTTCTGGCGCGCCACGCGCTCACCCTCGGCCTGCTCACAGCGCTCATCGCCTGCAGCGACGGCCCGGATACGCGCACGATTCCTCCCAACGACAATCGCCCCGACGTCGAGGATACAGGCGACACGGGCGACGTCGGCCCCGACGTCGAAGACCCCGACGCCTGCGAGGCCGAGAGTGACGACGCGCTCTGCTCCGATAACGGCGCCGAATGTGGCGAACTGACCGTCGTGGACAGCTGCGGCACCGAGCGCACCGTCAACTGCGGCGACGAAGCCTCCGTCTGTGCACCGGAAGAAACCTGCGGCGGCGCCGGCGAAGATAACCTCTGCGGATGCACCCCGCTTGAGTCCGACACGCAGCTCTGCCAGCTCAGCTCCTACGCCTGCGGGCCTCTTACTGCCGTGGACAGCTGCGGCACCGAGCGCACCGTCAACTGCGGCGACGAGACGCAGGTCTGCGGCGAGTTTGACACCTGTGGTGGCGGGGGCATCGAAGGCCAGTGTGGCTGCACCCCGGAGTTCACCGACGAAGAGCATTGCGCCATGCAACAGGCCGAGTGTGGCGAGATCGCCATCATCGACAGCTGCGGCACCGAGCGCACGCTGGACTGCGGCGCCGAAGACCAGGTCTGCACCCTCTTTGATACCTGCGGAGGCGGCGGCGAAGAGAACATCTGCGGCTGCACGCCCATCACCTGCGAAGACGCGCAGATGCTCTGTGGCGAACTCGACGACGGCTGCGGAGGCACCACCCAATGCGATGAATTCTGCGTGGAGAGCGTCTCCGCCGGCGCCTCCCACGCCTGCGCCATCGGCTCGGGCAAGCTCAAGTGCTGGGGGCGTAACACCGATGGTCAGCTCGGCAACGGCACCACCCGCGATGAGCGCAATCCGGTCGATATCGACAACCTCCCCACCCTGGTCGACGTAGCGCCGGGCGGCGAGCATACCTGCGCGCTCAGCCTCAATGGCGAGGTCTTTTGCTGGGGTGCCAACGATCGTGGCCAGCTCGGCGTGGGCACCACCGTCGATAACCCCCTGCCCGGCAGCCGCGCCATCATCAGCGGTGCCACTGCCATTGCCAGTGGGGAGTTTCATAGCTGCGCGGTGGTCAACGGCGGGGTGCGCTGCTGGGGGGCCAACGACTACGGTCAGATCGGCAACGCCAACCTCAGCCTGGGCACCAATATCGCCGTCGCCACGCCGGCCGACGGCCTCTCCAGCGGCATCGTCGATGTGAGCGCCGGCCGTCACCATAGCTGCGCGCTCCACGACAACGGCGGCGTCAGTTGCTGGGGGCGCAATCGCTTCGGACAGGTCGGCAATTTGATTCCGGGCGGCCCCTGGCTCATCAGCGCCTACGGCTACCTCACCAACGATCCGATCGACTTCATCACCATCGCCCGCTCGCCCGTCGCCGTGCCCGATATCATCGATGGCGCCGAAATCACCGCTGGCGAAGACTTCAACTGCGTGCGTTCCTCCACAGGCCAGGTCTCCTGCTGGGGCGTCATCCACCGCCCCTCCAGCTCGGGCAACACCTGCTTTGTCCCCGACGGCTACACCGACTCGCGTGACGAGCCCACCGGACGCGACGCCGCCAACTGCGCTATCTGGCCCACCTCCGGACCGGCCGTGGGTCGCTTCTCCGAGCGCACCGGATCGGCGGGCCCGTGTGGCGAGAATCTCCCCTCTTGCCCTGCCAGCTACACCTGCTCCGAGAACAACCGCTGCGAGCGCCCGGAGTACCCGCTGGCCGCCGCCTACATCAACCGCTTCTCCCGTGCCCCGGCACCGGTCACCGCCCCCGGCGAAGCCCTCACCATCGAGGCGGGCGCCAACCACCTCTGCATGGTCGTTGACCAGCCCGACACCCTCTTGACCAACGTGCGCTGCTTCGGCCTCAACAGCTACGGCCAGGTCGGCGACGGCACCAACAACCCCTGGAATATGCCGGTCGACCTCTACTACGATGTCGACGACAACATCGTCCGCGGCGAGGCCATGACCGCCGGCGACGCCTTCTCCTGCGTGCTGGTCGACGACCAGAACATCAAATGCTGGGGCAGCAACCAGTACGGCCAGATCGGCAACTCCGCGCTCTTGCGCGACGAGTCCTACCGCCCCTTCGACGTGAAGCTGGAGTACGCACCATGA
- a CDS encoding AAC(3) family N-acetyltransferase, whose amino-acid sequence MHTLTLNHLRHALSALGLGPAELLLLHLDLLAAGHLRDCPLHELPSRYYAALRQLTGTRATFVTSSYSPAFAAGTPFDRQLTPTAAPFNEYLRRLPRAHRSSHALQSLCAEGPLAHTLCARDTPGAFGPGSAFDTLLALNARALFIGLDLQHSPLLHIAEARARVPYLDLREIEGPCIDQGLSMERRFLFQQRRLPQSITLSTITLSQTLHARGHLHVVPFGRTRLTLVDASRLVDTATELLLADPHALLRSRPPPPPGPTPPPAPP is encoded by the coding sequence GTGCACACCCTCACGCTGAATCACCTGCGACACGCACTCAGCGCCTTAGGCCTGGGGCCGGCGGAGCTCCTTCTGCTCCACCTCGACCTGCTCGCTGCCGGCCACCTGCGCGATTGCCCGCTCCACGAACTGCCCTCGCGTTACTACGCCGCGTTGCGCCAGCTCACCGGCACCCGCGCTACCTTCGTCACCTCCAGCTACTCGCCGGCATTCGCCGCCGGCACCCCTTTTGACCGCCAGCTCACACCCACCGCCGCGCCCTTCAACGAGTACCTGCGCCGACTTCCCCGCGCCCACCGCTCCTCGCATGCCCTGCAATCGCTCTGCGCCGAGGGGCCGCTCGCCCACACCTTATGCGCCCGAGATACCCCCGGGGCCTTCGGCCCCGGCTCGGCCTTCGACACCCTTCTGGCCCTCAACGCCCGCGCCCTCTTCATCGGCCTCGACCTCCAGCACTCACCCCTTTTGCACATCGCCGAAGCCCGCGCCCGCGTGCCCTACCTCGACCTGCGCGAGATCGAGGGCCCCTGTATCGACCAGGGCTTAAGCATGGAGCGGCGTTTTCTCTTTCAGCAGCGCCGCCTGCCCCAATCCATCACCCTCTCCACCATCACCCTCTCCCAGACCCTGCACGCCCGCGGCCACCTGCACGTGGTTCCCTTCGGCCGCACCCGACTCACGCTGGTCGACGCCTCGCGCCTGGTCGACACCGCCACCGAACTGCTGCTGGCCGACCCCCACGCCCTCCTGCGCTCGCGACCACCGCCGCCCCCCGGTCCCACACCACCGCCGGCGCCCCCTTAA
- a CDS encoding 2-phosphosulfolactate phosphatase, with product MSQARRPPEVAIFQGHRPELKPAAVRIVIDTIRAFTHTQVAFEGGAERILLVASIDEARRRARQHPGWLLAGERNAVKPADFDLGNSPALTARAQLQGRTLVLTTSNGVQAVAHAAHDFEGLLLVTGLANAGSTVAATRAYLNAHPEPSPTVQILASHPEGDEDLATAQWLEARLHGLAQPDDTRAIRRVWECRAARKFADPTRPEYLSDDIPFCARRADAPFAMVVERQGSDLWLTRQPL from the coding sequence ATGAGCCAGGCTCGCCGGCCCCCCGAGGTCGCCATCTTTCAGGGGCATCGCCCCGAGCTTAAGCCGGCGGCGGTGCGCATCGTCATCGACACCATCCGCGCCTTCACCCACACCCAGGTTGCGTTTGAGGGCGGCGCCGAGCGTATTTTGCTGGTGGCCTCCATCGACGAGGCGCGCCGGCGGGCGCGCCAGCACCCCGGCTGGCTCCTGGCCGGGGAGCGCAACGCCGTAAAACCCGCCGACTTCGACCTGGGAAACTCCCCGGCGCTCACCGCCCGCGCTCAGCTCCAGGGGCGCACGCTGGTCTTAACGACCTCCAACGGCGTGCAGGCCGTGGCCCACGCCGCCCACGACTTCGAGGGCCTTTTGCTCGTCACCGGCCTGGCCAACGCCGGCAGCACCGTGGCGGCCACCCGGGCTTATCTCAACGCCCACCCCGAGCCCTCCCCCACGGTGCAGATTCTGGCCAGCCACCCCGAGGGCGATGAAGATCTGGCGACCGCCCAGTGGCTTGAAGCCCGGCTCCACGGCCTCGCTCAGCCCGACGACACCCGGGCCATCCGCCGGGTCTGGGAGTGCCGCGCCGCCCGGAAGTTCGCCGACCCCACACGCCCCGAGTACCTCTCCGACGACATCCCCTTCTGCGCGCGCCGCGCCGACGCCCCCTTCGCCATGGTCGTCGAGCGCCAGGGCTCCGATCTCTGGCTTACTCGCCAACCCCTTTAA
- a CDS encoding AgmX/PglI C-terminal domain-containing protein → MRVLCPTAPFALLTLTLAGALGACQSAPQTTDEAPVEAPRQGALSADADASAAASSGEAKEPSRILHRAMSAAEAEINTCYRQALAQNAELAGMLQFAWQLDETNAPVGLQIHTDTVGDAALSQCVAEALYPHLVDSDARGASSREVILSYSFLREHGAREVQLVLGSGARAEAQRDALPPEAREEGRCNNEHIYDVLYEAHGAINGCYDKALSRTPGLVGAALAQFIIIPDGSTSHIKVASTIADETTNHCITETLSATTFDAPEGGVCTINYPIELSLRSHPHFMFTAPAP, encoded by the coding sequence ATGCGCGTACTCTGCCCGACTGCCCCGTTCGCCCTGCTCACGCTGACCCTTGCCGGTGCGCTCGGCGCCTGCCAGAGCGCGCCGCAAACCACCGACGAGGCACCGGTAGAGGCACCACGTCAGGGCGCGCTCAGCGCGGACGCCGACGCGAGCGCAGCGGCTTCTAGCGGGGAGGCAAAAGAACCCAGCCGCATTCTCCACCGCGCAATGAGCGCTGCGGAGGCCGAGATCAACACCTGCTACCGTCAGGCTCTGGCGCAGAACGCGGAGCTCGCGGGCATGCTGCAATTTGCCTGGCAGCTCGATGAAACCAACGCCCCGGTGGGGCTGCAAATCCATACCGATACTGTGGGGGATGCCGCGCTAAGCCAGTGCGTGGCCGAAGCGCTCTACCCCCATCTCGTCGACAGCGACGCGCGCGGCGCTTCGAGCCGCGAGGTGATCTTGAGCTACTCCTTCTTGCGCGAGCACGGCGCGCGCGAGGTTCAGCTTGTGCTGGGGAGCGGTGCCCGGGCCGAGGCCCAGCGCGACGCGCTGCCGCCGGAGGCCCGCGAAGAGGGGCGTTGCAACAACGAGCATATCTACGATGTGCTCTATGAGGCCCATGGCGCGATCAACGGCTGCTACGACAAAGCCCTCTCCCGGACACCGGGGCTTGTGGGCGCGGCGCTCGCGCAGTTCATCATCATCCCCGACGGCTCGACCTCCCATATCAAGGTCGCCAGCACCATCGCCGATGAGACCACCAACCACTGCATCACCGAGACGCTCAGCGCCACGACCTTCGATGCGCCCGAGGGCGGTGTGTGCACCATCAATTACCCGATTGAGCTCTCGCTGCGCTCCCACCCCCATTTTATGTTCACCGCCCCGGCACCCTGA
- a CDS encoding GNAT family N-acetyltransferase has protein sequence MNLRHPSQTPPLRWGHKTPDLERRIAELLTWVRPAGQPYDDVLLEGADIDQILSRWMLRDSSEVTLQRARLLMIDDRIAGGYIALSGTELRTARQADLLDLARHMGEGSYAMLRERVERLRELFAPLEDNDFVITRLGVHPDHRGRGLSHTLIEDYLRRGRQGGFRRARVDLPETHRAALDLCRAYGFDTAYRGKSNDGKLKYLTMVRDLNDN, from the coding sequence ATGAACCTGCGACACCCTTCCCAGACCCCACCCCTGCGCTGGGGCCATAAGACGCCCGACCTTGAGCGCCGCATCGCCGAGCTTCTCACCTGGGTGCGCCCGGCCGGCCAACCCTACGACGACGTCCTGCTCGAAGGCGCCGACATCGACCAGATCCTCTCCCGCTGGATGCTCCGCGACAGCTCCGAAGTCACCCTCCAACGCGCCCGCCTGCTCATGATCGACGACCGCATCGCCGGCGGCTACATCGCACTCAGCGGCACCGAGCTGCGCACCGCCCGCCAGGCCGACCTCCTCGATCTGGCCCGCCATATGGGCGAGGGCAGCTACGCCATGCTCCGCGAGCGCGTCGAGCGTCTGCGCGAGCTCTTCGCCCCCCTCGAAGACAACGACTTCGTCATCACTCGCCTGGGCGTGCACCCCGACCACCGCGGCCGCGGCCTCTCCCACACCCTCATCGAAGACTACCTGCGCCGCGGCCGCCAGGGCGGCTTCCGCCGCGCCCGCGTCGACCTCCCCGAAACTCACCGCGCCGCCCTCGACCTCTGCCGCGCTTATGGCTTCGACACCGCCTACCGCGGTAAATCCAACGACGGAAAGCTGAAGTATTTGACGATGGTGCGGGATCTTAATGACAACTAA
- the gpt gene encoding xanthine phosphoribosyltransferase has translation MSAAYNQDFFVSWEELHRDTRQLCAMLMDDASYPFEGIIAVTRGGLIPAAIVARELDIRLIDTVCIASYEGTEAQERSESLRVIKRAAGDGTGMLLVDDLVDTGATAHKLREMLPGATFATVYAKPEGRPLVDHCVRTVTQDTWIRFPWDMELHFSTPLVERRGQ, from the coding sequence ATGAGCGCCGCCTACAATCAGGACTTTTTCGTCTCCTGGGAAGAACTGCACCGCGATACCCGCCAGCTCTGCGCGATGCTGATGGATGATGCATCCTACCCCTTCGAGGGCATCATCGCCGTGACCCGTGGCGGCCTCATCCCGGCGGCCATCGTCGCCCGCGAGCTCGACATTCGGCTCATCGACACCGTCTGCATCGCCAGCTACGAGGGCACCGAGGCGCAGGAGCGCTCCGAGAGTCTTCGGGTCATCAAGAGGGCTGCCGGCGATGGCACGGGCATGCTTCTGGTCGACGACCTTGTAGATACGGGGGCCACCGCTCACAAGCTGCGCGAGATGCTCCCGGGCGCCACCTTCGCCACCGTCTACGCCAAACCCGAGGGGCGCCCGCTCGTTGACCATTGCGTGCGCACCGTCACCCAGGACACCTGGATTCGCTTCCCCTGGGATATGGAGCTGCACTTTTCAACGCCGCTGGTGGAGCGACGCGGCCAGTAG